A portion of the Archocentrus centrarchus isolate MPI-CPG fArcCen1 chromosome 19, fArcCen1, whole genome shotgun sequence genome contains these proteins:
- the LOC115798702 gene encoding leucine-rich repeat-containing G-protein coupled receptor 5A: MSGSGCTVLGTMPLLPLLLNAVLGFKLCPSPCLCYESSDLVDCRSRGLTRVPSSISHGTWLLDLSGNKVTEVHARSFIGLWSLKVLLLSNNSIHILHPQSLSSLQFLERLDLSFNRLRWLPRDFSQGLYSLQELRLSHNLLQHLDSTSLEDCDNLKKLDLSYNHIRGLDIRALNSLSRLSLLNLDGNRLNVLKDGQLNRQQALEVLLLNYNNISKIEPEALAPLRRLTLLGVKGNQLEHIRFKTFLKLQTTSTYLQMSLNPWICDCELQRIFGKINHVRHLHVEDYKDIICHAPPQLAGSLLASMDSKLCIAETASVLVITITVMLAVIGALVKAERNRKNKQASNEAEAQGQEK; encoded by the exons ATGTCCGGCAGCGGCTGTACTGTTCTCGGCACGATGCCTCTGCTGCCTCTCCTCCTGAACGCTGTGCTGGGCTTCAAGCTGTGTCCCAGCCCCTGCCTGTGCTATGAATCTTCAGACTTGGTGGACTGCAGGTCCCGTGGGCTGACCCGGGTCCCGTCCAGCATCTCCCACGGCACCTGGCTGCTGGACCTAAGTGGGAACAAAGTGACAGAGGTGCACGCCAGGTCGTTCATAGGACTGTGGTCACTCAAGGTCCTCCTCCTGTCCAACAACAGCATCCATATTCTGCACCCACAG TCTCTGTcatcactgcagtttttggagAGGTTGGACTTGAGTTTTAACCGGCTGCGCTGGCTCCCTCGGGACTTCTCTCAGGGTCTGTACTCCCTCCAGGAGCTCCGGTTGAGCCACAACCTGCTGCAGCACTTAGACTCCACATCACTGGAAGACTGTGACAACTTGAAGAAACTGGACCTCAGTTACAACCACATCCGAGGGCTGGATATCAGGGCTCTGAACAGCCTGTCTCGACTGAGCCTCCTCAACCTGGACGGAAACAGGTTGAATGTGCTTAAAGATGGCCAGCTGAACAGGCAGCAAGCCCTGGAGGTGCTGCTGCTCAACTACAACAACATCTCAAAGATTGAGCCTGAAGCTCTGGCTCCCTTGCGAAGGCTGACTCTGCTGGGTGTCAAGGGAAACCAGCTAGAGCACATCAGGTTCAAGACCTTCCTGAAACTCCAGACAACCAGCACTTACCTTCAGATGTCCCTCAACCCCTGGATCTGTGACTGTGAACTGCAGCGCATCTTCGGCAAGATCAACCATGTGCGGCATCTGCACGTGGAGGACTACAAGGACATCATCTGTCACGCTCCCCCTCAGCTGGCCGGAAGCCTCCTGGCTTCAATGGACAGCAAACTGTGCATAGCTGAGACCGCCTCGGTGCTGGTCATCACCATCACTGTGATGCTCGCTGTCATCGGTGCGCTGGTGAAAGCGGAGCGCAACCGTAAGAACAAGCAAGCCTCAAATGAAGCAGAAGCTCAGGGACAAGAAAAGTGA